A window of [Ruminococcus] lactaris ATCC 29176 genomic DNA:
ACGAAAAGTAAAAATACAGGAGTATAAGCCTGAAACTTTACTTAAAGCTTACAGATGCAAGAGACATTCATCCAGGAGGGCTTCACAGCCCTCTTTTACGTCCCGGTAAGTTGCATCAAAATTACCGGTATACCATGGATCTGCAATATCTTCACCTTTTCGGGAAGTATAATCTAATAATTTGGATATTTTTTTATCCGGATCTCCCCTGAGCATACGATGAAGATTGCGTATGTTGGCAGAATCCATACCAATGATATAATCAAAATTGGTATAGTCGGACCAGGTAATCTGTCTCGCCTGATGAGGAACTACCGGAATGCCCATTTCTCTTAATTTATTGACAGTTCCTCTGTGGGGTAGATTGCCGATTTCTTCTCTGCTTGTTGCACAACTGTCAATGACAAACTGGTCTGCAAGACCATGGGTGTTCACCAGATGGGTGAAAAAACTTTGGGCAAGAGTTGACCGGCAGATATTGCCGTGGCAGATGAAAAGCACTCGTATCATATATTTTTAACTCCTATCTTATCTTGGATTTTCTCGGTTTTTCCTTATTTTATGGGGCTTTGCGCACATTTTCAGTCTATCAACCATTTTTCTGTTTCTCGGCTTATTTTGGCTTATCTCGGTATATTTATTCCACCAAATGGTCTAAATATTGGTCTAAAATGGACTATTTTTTCAAGTTTAGACCATTGGCTTTTCTGGTCTATTTCTGGTCTTTTTTGATTCAAAATTTTTCAAGGACCTGTAATCTATGCCCATCCTATCTATATTTCGGCATTTTCGGCAAATGTTATGAAACATTTGCTGACCACCAATGGCTGATAATACTCATATTTTACTATTTTGGATCCAAATCTCTATGATTGCTCCAAAATGTATTTAGACCATTTTTAGACCACAGCTTAGCTCTGTATGCTACATTTCATCCTTTTACAACCTTGATTTTCCCTTTCAGAAATCAGCAATAAAATTCTGAAGTCTTCAATCTTTATACGGTCTTAGCCAAGCTTTCTGCCACCATTCTTTGTTGGTATATCATCCTTCAACCCCATGTGTCTAAACTCTTCATTTGCCTCTGCCTGCTTCTTAGCAAGCTTCTCTACTTCTTCTATCGCATCATCCAATTTAAGATGTGTATAGGTATTGAGAGTGACACTGATATCCGAATGTCCCATCAGATATTGAAGCACTTTAGGATTCATTCCGGACTTAGCCATATTAGAGCAATACGTATGTCTGCAAACGTGTGGTGTGATCTTTGGAAGCTGAATGCGATAAATGCGATTATACTTTTGCACTGCATGCTGAAAATATTTCTCCCAGTGCATGGCCACCATCGGCTTACCATCCTTGTCAAAGCAAAGAAATCCGGAATAACCATCAATCATGGGCTCCACCTTAAGCTTAGGTCTCGCCTTGATAATATTTTGAAAGCACTCATACACATCATCCTGCATCGGAATCACTCTGGTACCGGCGTAGGTTTTTGTTGTATCAATGTAAACCAACGTCCCGGTCTTCTGAAGCTGATGATCGATATTG
This region includes:
- a CDS encoding low molecular weight protein-tyrosine-phosphatase, with protein sequence MIRVLFICHGNICRSTLAQSFFTHLVNTHGLADQFVIDSCATSREEIGNLPHRGTVNKLREMGIPVVPHQARQITWSDYTNFDYIIGMDSANIRNLHRMLRGDPDKKISKLLDYTSRKGEDIADPWYTGNFDATYRDVKEGCEALLDECLLHL